The following proteins come from a genomic window of Candidozyma auris chromosome 4, complete sequence:
- the ECI1 gene encoding dodecenoyl-CoA isomerase, which yields MSDDEYTDILYEVRDRITTITINLDSKLNALNGPQYLQLAKFIDQADKEEDTVVTILQAKGRYFSAGANVRDISVANADPSEIFSHEFWLKNFTGRNVYLTDLLHNHSKVLVCALNGPVIGLSAAIVALCDLVYVNDENTAYMLTPFSNLGLVAEGATSATLFLRLGWSKSAEALLFAKPIPGSELNRLGFFNGTFTGKGLTTDQFNEEVHKLVLSKFEGLYEPSIFANKALLRHNRDQLINSANARESIIGFNRWIEGIPQQRFVQIANKEIKHKL from the coding sequence ATGTCCGACGACGAGTACACTGATATCCTTTACGAGGTGAGAGACAGAATCACtaccatcaccatcaacttggactccaagttgaacgCCTTGAACGGGCCCCAGTACCTTCAGCTCGCCAAGTTCATCGACCAGGCTgacaaggaggaggacACCGTGGTGACGATTCTCCAGGCAAAGGGTCGTTACTTCTCGGCAGGTGCAAATGTAAGAGACATTTCCGTGGCGAACGCGGACCCCTCAGAGATCTTCTCCCATGAGTTCTGGCTCAAAAATTTCACCGGCAGAAACGTCTACTTGACCGACTTGTTGCATAACCACTCCAAGGTGTTGGTTTGTGCGCTCAACGGACCTGTCATTGGCTTGTCGGCTGCCATTGTTGCCTTGTGTGACTTGGTGTACGTGAACGATGAGAACACCGCCTACATGTTGACTcccttctccaacttggGGTTGGTCGCCGAAGGAGCCACCTCCGCCACGCTTTTCTTGAGATTGGGCTGGTCCAAGTCTGCTGAGGCGTTGTTGTTTGCCAAGCCCATCCCAGGTTCCGAGCTCAACAGGTTGGGTTTTTTCAACGGCACTTTCACCGGTAAAGGCTTGACCACCGACCAGTTCAACGAGGAGGTGCACAAGTTGGTCTTGTCCAAGTTCGAAGGCTTGTACGAACCCTCGATCTTTGCCAACAAGGCGTTGCTCAGACACAACCGTGACCAGCTTATCAACAGCGCCAACGCCAGAGAGTCCAtcattggcttcaacaGATGGATCGAGGGCATTCCTCAGCAAAGATTTGTGCAGATCGCcaacaaggagatcaagcaCAAGCTCTAA